From Fusobacterium perfoetens, one genomic window encodes:
- a CDS encoding KdsC family phosphatase produces the protein MIKLVVLDVDGTLTDGKLYIDNFGNEMKAFDVKDGLAISQSIKAGIKFAIITGKTSKIVERRGTELGITDIVQGSRDKIKDLEKILEKYSITYEETAYIGDDLIDLKPMKLCGFSACPSDSVAEIIEISDFVSSKAGGNGAVREILEKILKDQGLWEKILANFTATVQ, from the coding sequence ATGATAAAATTAGTAGTTCTTGATGTAGACGGAACTTTAACTGACGGAAAACTATATATTGATAACTTTGGGAATGAGATGAAAGCCTTTGATGTAAAAGACGGTCTTGCTATCTCTCAAAGTATAAAAGCTGGGATAAAATTTGCTATAATCACTGGTAAAACTTCTAAGATAGTAGAAAGAAGAGGGACAGAACTTGGTATCACTGATATTGTCCAAGGAAGTCGTGACAAGATAAAAGATTTGGAAAAAATCCTTGAAAAATACAGTATAACCTATGAAGAGACTGCCTATATAGGTGATGATTTAATAGATTTAAAACCAATGAAACTTTGTGGATTTTCAGCTTGTCCAAGTGATTCTGTAGCTGAGATTATAGAAATCTCTGACTTTGTATCTTCTAAGGCTGGAGGCAATGGAGCTGTTCGTGAAATCTTAGAAAAAATCCTTAAAGACCAAGGGTTATGGGAGAAAATTTTAGCTAATTTTACAGCAACAGTTCAATAA